In the genome of Kiloniellales bacterium, one region contains:
- a CDS encoding proline racemase family protein, producing MITAYDVSAVGMTHRIAVGAAPQIKGANMAAKQDYLETHLDGVRQRLICGPSDEPDLIGVLVTEATDPQADVGIIYFVRQGYWAMCGSGTFALGVFLIESGLIEAVEPVTEIVLELASGLMTLRAEVDRGRVRRVSTMTEPVFHLDATEIELPGYDPVPIDIAYCLNYFEPALNARTLGLDVSLENRVELLRVGVAVRRLINERLTLRHPNQPSIDRAVQVQIYDPEPSTAGVDCRCVAIYGEDGFDLTPSGTSTCAHMATKRAKGEMAVGDRFVMESVTGAVIEGTIKADTEVGDRQAIVPEIAGGGTIARLVTLCR from the coding sequence ATGATAACCGCCTATGACGTCTCCGCGGTCGGCATGACACATCGCATCGCCGTCGGCGCGGCTCCGCAGATCAAGGGCGCAAACATGGCGGCCAAGCAAGATTATCTGGAGACGCATCTCGACGGCGTCAGACAGCGCCTGATCTGCGGGCCTTCTGACGAGCCCGACCTTATCGGCGTGCTGGTCACCGAAGCCACCGACCCGCAAGCCGACGTCGGGATCATCTACTTCGTGCGCCAAGGCTACTGGGCCATGTGCGGCTCGGGAACCTTCGCCTTAGGCGTTTTCCTCATCGAGTCGGGGCTGATCGAAGCCGTCGAGCCGGTCACCGAGATCGTGCTGGAGCTGGCCTCCGGCCTCATGACGCTGCGCGCCGAGGTCGATCGCGGCCGCGTCCGGCGCGTCTCCACGATGACCGAGCCGGTCTTTCATCTTGATGCGACCGAGATCGAACTGCCGGGCTACGACCCGGTGCCGATCGACATTGCCTATTGCCTCAACTACTTCGAGCCAGCGCTGAACGCCCGGACCCTCGGCCTCGATGTCAGCTTGGAAAACCGTGTTGAACTGCTGCGCGTCGGGGTCGCGGTCCGACGCTTGATCAACGAGCGCTTGACCCTGCGGCATCCGAATCAGCCATCGATCGACCGCGCGGTCCAGGTGCAGATCTACGACCCGGAACCATCGACGGCCGGCGTGGACTGCCGCTGCGTCGCCATCTACGGGGAGGACGGTTTCGACTTGACCCCTTCCGGCACTTCGACCTGCGCTCACATGGCCACAAAGAGAGCGAAGGGTGAAATGGCCGTGGGCGACCGCTTCGTCATGGAGAGCGTCACAGGCGCCGTGATCGAAGGCACCATCAAGGCCGACACAGAGGTCGGCGACAGACAGGCAATCGTCCCGGAGATTGCCGGCGGCGGAACTATTGCCCGATTGGTCACACTCTGCCGCTGA
- a CDS encoding VOC family protein: MTEGRKARALGFNHVALEVGDIEEALAFYGRLFEFEVKSRNDNAAFIYFGDQFVNFSKGRRQGPDDNRHVGLVVDDKEAVRRTLAEMNVEILPGRFLDFLDPWGNRIEIVGYQNIQFTKAPNVLRGMGVEGLEKTEAALRELEAKGMAPE, encoded by the coding sequence ATGACCGAGGGAAGGAAGGCGCGGGCGCTGGGGTTCAACCACGTCGCCCTGGAGGTCGGCGACATCGAGGAGGCGCTGGCCTTCTACGGCCGTTTGTTCGAGTTCGAGGTGAAGAGCAGGAACGACAACGCGGCGTTCATTTACTTCGGCGACCAGTTCGTCAACTTCTCCAAGGGACGGCGCCAAGGCCCGGACGACAACCGGCACGTCGGCCTGGTCGTCGACGACAAGGAGGCCGTGCGCCGCACCCTGGCCGAGATGAACGTCGAGATCCTGCCCGGTCGCTTCCTCGACTTCCTCGATCCCTGGGGCAATCGGATCGAGATCGTCGGCTACCAGAACATCCAGTTCACCAAGGCGCCAAATGTGCTGCGCGGCATGGGTGTCGAGGGCCTGGAGAAGACCGAAGCGGCCCTGCGCGAGCTCGAGGCCAAGGGCATGGCGCCGGAGTGA
- the thiE gene encoding thiamine phosphate synthase, producing the protein MRPDFDLSLYLIAGSDAVGSCSLLEVVAAAVRGGVTLVQLRDKSAPDAALIDQGRALKALLAPQGVPLIVNDRVAVAAACDAAGVHLGQDDLSPAEARRALGPGKILGVSAGTPEEMAIVDPDLIDYVGVGPVYGTGTKADAGAAIGLEGLADMRRRIAPPVVAIGGIDETRAAAVMARGVEGVAVVSAICAADDPERAARDLRAAVEQGRP; encoded by the coding sequence GTGCGCCCCGACTTCGACCTGTCCCTCTACCTGATCGCGGGCTCCGACGCCGTCGGGTCCTGCTCCCTGCTCGAAGTCGTGGCGGCGGCCGTGCGCGGCGGCGTTACCCTGGTTCAGCTGCGCGACAAGTCGGCCCCGGACGCGGCGCTGATCGACCAGGGCCGGGCGCTCAAGGCGCTGCTCGCGCCCCAGGGCGTTCCGCTGATCGTCAACGACCGGGTGGCGGTGGCGGCGGCCTGCGACGCGGCCGGCGTGCATTTGGGCCAGGACGACCTGTCGCCGGCCGAGGCGCGCAGGGCCCTGGGGCCGGGCAAGATCCTCGGCGTCTCCGCCGGCACGCCCGAGGAGATGGCGATCGTCGATCCCGATCTGATCGACTACGTCGGAGTCGGTCCGGTCTACGGGACCGGCACCAAGGCCGACGCGGGGGCGGCGATCGGCCTCGAGGGCCTCGCCGACATGCGGCGGCGCATCGCCCCGCCGGTCGTTGCGATCGGCGGCATCGACGAGACGCGGGCCGCGGCGGTCATGGCCCGCGGCGTCGAGGGCGTCGCGGTGGTCTCGGCGATCTGCGCCGCGGACGATCCCGAGCGGGCCGCCCGCGACCTGCGCGCCGCCGTCGAGCAGGGTCGGCCCTGA
- a CDS encoding patatin-like phospholipase family protein, whose protein sequence is MDKAGLGSRLMRMFGRAPRPIRICAIDGGGIRGILPAVVLSELERLTGQPAHRLFDLVAGTSTGALLGMALLIPDETGKPRFSAHDLVRLYEIGGPRVFSRSVWHQIRAVGNLVDEKYPADGLEQVLARVFDQLKLSQVLTEALITSYDFEKRHPFNFSSRDAREDDSHDFRLVDVIRAATAAPTYFEPALLKRENGSGNMALIDGAVVAYNPALAAYIEARRLFPAARDFVLLSLGTGQLTRGMPYAEVKDWGAARWVQPLFSLMCDGDAAIVDQQVGNILQPNGDGRRRYYRFQPRLEAASDDMDDASHDNIDKIKRLGQTMVGERSEELEELAAQLIDQG, encoded by the coding sequence ATGGACAAGGCGGGACTGGGCAGTCGGCTGATGCGGATGTTCGGCCGCGCGCCGCGTCCGATCCGTATCTGCGCGATCGACGGCGGCGGAATCCGCGGGATCCTCCCGGCCGTCGTGCTGAGCGAGCTCGAGCGGCTGACCGGCCAGCCGGCGCATCGGCTGTTCGATCTGGTGGCCGGTACCTCGACCGGCGCGCTGCTTGGCATGGCGCTCCTGATTCCCGACGAGACGGGCAAACCGCGCTTCTCGGCGCACGATCTGGTCCGCCTCTACGAGATCGGCGGCCCCCGGGTCTTCTCCCGCTCGGTCTGGCACCAGATCCGCGCGGTCGGCAACCTGGTCGACGAGAAGTACCCGGCGGACGGGCTCGAGCAGGTGCTGGCGCGGGTGTTCGACCAGCTCAAGCTGTCCCAGGTGCTGACCGAGGCGCTGATCACCTCCTACGACTTCGAGAAGCGCCATCCCTTCAATTTCAGCTCGCGCGACGCCCGCGAGGACGATAGCCACGATTTCCGCCTGGTCGACGTGATCCGCGCCGCTACCGCCGCGCCGACCTATTTCGAGCCTGCTCTCCTGAAACGGGAGAACGGCAGCGGCAACATGGCGCTGATCGACGGCGCGGTGGTCGCCTACAACCCGGCCTTGGCCGCCTACATCGAGGCGCGGCGCCTGTTCCCGGCGGCCCGGGACTTCGTCCTGCTCTCGCTGGGCACGGGGCAACTGACCCGCGGCATGCCCTACGCCGAGGTCAAGGACTGGGGCGCGGCCCGCTGGGTGCAGCCGCTCTTCTCGCTGATGTGCGACGGCGACGCCGCCATCGTCGACCAGCAGGTCGGCAACATTCTCCAGCCAAACGGCGACGGCCGGCGGCGCTACTACCGTTTCCAGCCGCGCCTGGAGGCCGCCAGCGACGACATGGACGACGCGAGCCACGACAATATCGATAAGATCAAGCGGCTGGGACAGACGATGGTGGGCGAGCGCAGCGAAGAGCTGGAAGAGCTCGCGGCGCAGCTGATTGATCAGGGATAG
- a CDS encoding PaaI family thioesterase: MLDTFRPKGGFADLVGYELAAWQEDEAVLTMAVGKQHLNRSGVLHGGALTTLVDAACGYAGCYAGEGEPPRRAFTLSLDCNFVATAGEGARLTATARKTGGGSRIYFTQCEVRDQDGRLIGQAKAVLRYRSS, translated from the coding sequence ATGCTCGACACCTTTCGACCCAAGGGCGGTTTCGCCGATCTCGTCGGCTACGAGCTCGCAGCGTGGCAAGAGGACGAGGCCGTCCTGACCATGGCGGTCGGCAAGCAGCACCTCAACCGCAGCGGGGTGCTTCATGGCGGCGCCCTGACCACCCTGGTCGACGCGGCCTGCGGCTACGCCGGCTGCTACGCCGGCGAGGGGGAACCGCCGCGGCGCGCCTTCACCCTCTCGCTCGACTGCAATTTCGTCGCCACCGCCGGCGAGGGCGCGCGCCTTACCGCGACCGCGCGCAAGACCGGCGGCGGCAGCCGGATCTACTTCACCCAATGCGAGGTGCGCGACCAGGACGGCCGCCTGATCGGCCAGGCCAAGGCCGTGCTGCGCTACCGCAGCAGTTAG
- the thiM gene encoding hydroxyethylthiazole kinase: protein MSQSHPIDAPEEETPWHTLNELRERSPAVHNLTSTPAGDLSADLLLAVGAVPTMFQSFDEVEDLVGAADALTVNIGAPTPTSIDAMVAGVRRAIDLGTPWVLDPAGASVFANRYQVARRLAHLQPTVIRGNGTEILALGNGLAAMGGPRDEIDSAEALDAAHDLAKATGAVIAITGTIDYVTDGKRVMAVANGHPLMSRVAALGCALTCLVGACCAVGDDPLVATAHAIALLGLSGELAAAQSAGPGSFRVHLIDQLYALDQGSLAEGARVQ from the coding sequence ATGTCCCAATCCCATCCCATCGACGCGCCCGAAGAAGAGACACCCTGGCACACGCTCAACGAGCTGCGCGAGCGGTCGCCCGCCGTGCACAACCTGACCAGCACGCCGGCCGGCGATCTCAGCGCGGACCTTCTGCTGGCGGTGGGGGCGGTCCCGACCATGTTCCAGTCGTTCGACGAGGTCGAGGATCTGGTCGGCGCAGCGGACGCTCTGACGGTCAACATCGGCGCGCCGACGCCGACCTCGATCGATGCCATGGTCGCCGGCGTCCGCCGGGCGATCGATCTGGGCACGCCCTGGGTGCTCGATCCCGCCGGCGCTTCGGTGTTCGCCAATCGCTACCAGGTGGCGCGGCGGCTGGCCCACCTGCAGCCCACCGTGATCCGCGGCAACGGCACCGAGATTCTGGCGCTCGGGAACGGCCTCGCGGCGATGGGCGGCCCGCGCGACGAGATCGATTCGGCCGAGGCGCTCGATGCCGCGCACGACCTGGCCAAGGCGACCGGGGCGGTGATCGCGATCACCGGCACGATCGACTACGTGACCGACGGCAAGCGGGTCATGGCCGTGGCCAACGGGCATCCGCTCATGTCGCGGGTCGCGGCCCTGGGCTGCGCGCTCACCTGCCTGGTCGGGGCCTGCTGCGCGGTCGGCGACGATCCGCTGGTGGCCACGGCCCACGCGATCGCCCTCCTGGGGCTGTCCGGCGAACTGGCGGCGGCCCAGTCCGCGGGGCCGGGCAGCTTCCGGGTCCACCTGATCGACCAGCTCTACGCCCTCGACCAAGGGAGCCTCGCCGAGGGGGCGCGGGTCCAGTAG